The following are encoded together in the Serratia odorifera genome:
- the ribB gene encoding 3,4-dihydroxy-2-butanone-4-phosphate synthase, protein MNQTLLSDFGTPVERVERALDALRNGRGVMVLDDENRENEGDMIFAAETMTVEQMALTIRHGSGIVCLCLTEERRQQLELPMMVTNNSSQFQTAFTVTIEAAQGVTTGVSAADRLTTIRAAIADNAKPSDLNRPGHVFPLRAQPGGVLSRRGHTEATIDMVALAGFKPAGVLCELTNDDGTMAHAPEVIAFAKQHEMPVLTIEDLVAYRQMHEKQAS, encoded by the coding sequence ATGAATCAGACGCTACTTTCAGACTTCGGCACGCCGGTAGAACGCGTTGAACGCGCGTTGGACGCATTGCGCAATGGGCGCGGCGTTATGGTGCTTGATGATGAAAATCGTGAAAACGAAGGTGACATGATCTTCGCCGCCGAAACCATGACCGTGGAGCAGATGGCGCTGACCATTCGCCACGGCAGCGGCATCGTTTGCCTGTGTCTCACCGAAGAACGCCGTCAGCAGCTTGAGCTGCCAATGATGGTGACCAACAACTCCAGCCAGTTCCAGACCGCCTTCACCGTGACCATTGAAGCGGCGCAGGGCGTTACCACCGGCGTTTCCGCCGCAGACCGCCTGACTACCATTCGTGCGGCAATTGCCGACAATGCCAAACCGAGCGATCTGAACCGCCCGGGCCACGTGTTCCCGTTGCGCGCACAGCCGGGTGGCGTGCTGAGTCGTCGTGGCCACACCGAAGCGACCATCGATATGGTGGCGCTGGCCGGTTTTAAACCCGCTGGCGTACTCTGTGAACTGACCAACGATGATGGCACCATGGCGCATGCGCCGGAAGTGATCGCGTTCGCCAAGCAGCACGAGATGCCGGTGCTGACCATCGAAGATCTGGTGGCCTACCGCCAGATGCACGAAAAGCAGGCGAGCTGA
- the yjeH gene encoding L-methionine/branched-chain amino acid transporter, with translation MSGLKQELGLAQGVGLLSTSLLGTGVFAVPALAAQLAQGDSLWAWPLLIALVFPIAIAFAALGRHFPSAGGAAHFVGMAFGPRMAKVTAWLFLSVIPVGLPAALQIAAGFWQATLGWSANGLLLVQIATLMAIWLLGTRSAGSSANIQTLIAILVVALVAAIWWKGGIRPAHIPWPALDEISPPKLFHALAVMFWCFVGLEAFAHLATEFRQPERDFPRALLLGLLVAGLVYWGCTVAVLHFHAYGEHQAAAASLPAIVVQLFGQHALWIACVIGYLACFASVNIYTQSFARLVWSQAQSKPGSALAQLSAGQAPVNALSAVVGSCLLFTLLIYALDLPLDTLLVYANGIFVLIYLLCMLAGCRILLGRSRWMAAVGTLLCLLLLVIIGWKSLYALAMLVLIWLVLPRGKA, from the coding sequence GTGAGTGGATTAAAACAGGAACTGGGGTTGGCGCAGGGAGTGGGCCTGTTGTCCACCTCGCTGCTCGGCACCGGGGTGTTTGCCGTGCCGGCGTTAGCGGCCCAGCTGGCGCAGGGGGATAGCCTGTGGGCCTGGCCGCTGCTGATTGCATTGGTGTTCCCGATTGCCATCGCCTTTGCCGCGTTAGGACGTCACTTCCCCAGCGCCGGCGGTGCGGCGCATTTTGTCGGTATGGCGTTTGGTCCGCGTATGGCCAAGGTCACCGCCTGGCTGTTCCTGTCGGTGATCCCGGTGGGTTTGCCCGCCGCCTTGCAAATCGCCGCCGGTTTCTGGCAGGCAACGCTCGGGTGGAGTGCCAACGGCCTGCTGCTGGTGCAAATCGCCACGCTGATGGCCATCTGGTTGCTCGGTACCCGCAGCGCCGGCTCCAGCGCTAATATTCAAACCCTGATCGCGATCCTGGTGGTGGCTCTGGTGGCTGCCATCTGGTGGAAAGGTGGGATCAGACCGGCGCATATTCCTTGGCCGGCGCTCGATGAGATTTCTCCTCCCAAGCTGTTTCATGCCCTGGCGGTGATGTTCTGGTGCTTCGTCGGACTGGAGGCCTTTGCGCATCTGGCGACGGAGTTTCGCCAGCCGGAACGCGACTTCCCGCGCGCTTTGCTGCTGGGTCTGCTGGTGGCCGGCCTGGTGTACTGGGGCTGTACCGTCGCGGTGCTGCACTTTCACGCCTACGGTGAGCACCAGGCGGCTGCGGCCTCGCTGCCCGCTATCGTGGTGCAGCTGTTTGGCCAGCATGCGCTGTGGATTGCCTGCGTGATCGGTTATCTGGCCTGTTTCGCCAGCGTGAATATCTATACCCAGAGTTTTGCCCGGCTGGTGTGGTCGCAGGCGCAGAGCAAGCCCGGCAGCGCCTTGGCGCAATTGTCCGCCGGACAGGCACCGGTCAATGCGCTCAGCGCAGTGGTGGGCAGCTGCTTGCTGTTTACCTTGCTGATCTACGCGCTTGATTTGCCGCTGGACACGCTGCTGGTGTACGCCAACGGAATCTTCGTGCTGATTTATCTGCTGTGCATGCTGGCGGGCTGCCGCATTTTATTGGGCCGTTCGCGCTGGATGGCGGCGGTTGGCACGCTGCTGTGCCTGCTGTTGCTGGTGATTATCGGCTGGAAAAGTCTCTACGCGCTGGCGATGTTGGTGCTGATTTGGCTGGTGTTGCCGCGCGGCAAGGCGTAA
- the ygiD gene encoding 4,5-DOPA dioxygenase extradiol: MTTSRMPALFLGHGSPMNVLEENRYTAAWRQLGETLPRPKAILAISAHWYTRGTAVTAMEFPKTIHDFGGFPQALFDTQYPAPGSPALAAQVQQLLAPTTVTADTGEWGLDHGSWGVLIKMYPQADIPVVQLSIDGTQPAEYHFELGRKLAALREQGVMMVASGNVVHNLRKVKWQGDTSPYPWAESFNRYVRDNLTYRGEHHPLVNFMQHEGAALSNPTPEHYLPLLYVLGSWNGEEPIGVPIDGLEMGALSMLSVQVG, from the coding sequence ATGACCACTTCTCGCATGCCTGCTCTGTTCCTCGGCCATGGTAGCCCGATGAACGTATTGGAAGAAAACCGCTATACCGCAGCGTGGCGCCAACTGGGCGAAACGCTGCCGCGGCCGAAGGCAATTCTGGCGATCTCTGCCCATTGGTATACCCGCGGTACTGCGGTAACGGCGATGGAATTTCCCAAAACCATTCACGATTTTGGCGGTTTCCCGCAGGCGCTGTTTGATACGCAATACCCAGCGCCGGGTTCACCGGCGTTGGCTGCGCAGGTGCAACAGTTGCTGGCACCGACCACGGTCACGGCCGATACCGGCGAATGGGGGCTCGACCATGGCAGTTGGGGAGTGTTGATCAAGATGTATCCGCAAGCGGATATTCCGGTGGTGCAATTGAGCATCGACGGTACGCAACCGGCGGAATATCACTTTGAACTGGGCAGGAAACTGGCGGCGCTGCGTGAGCAGGGGGTGATGATGGTGGCCAGCGGCAACGTGGTGCATAATTTGAGAAAGGTGAAATGGCAGGGCGACACCAGCCCGTACCCGTGGGCCGAGTCGTTTAATCGCTATGTGCGAGACAACCTGACCTACCGGGGCGAACACCATCCTCTGGTGAATTTTATGCAGCACGAGGGGGCGGCGCTGTCCAACCCGACGCCGGAACACTATCTGCCGTTGCTGTACGTGCTGGGCAGTTGGAACGGTGAGGAGCCGATTGGCGTACCGATTGACGGCCTGGAAATGGGCGCGTTGAGTATGCTGTCGGTGCAGGTGGGCTAA
- the hldE gene encoding bifunctional D-glycero-beta-D-manno-heptose-7-phosphate kinase/D-glycero-beta-D-manno-heptose 1-phosphate adenylyltransferase HldE, producing MKVTLPDFRRAGVLVVGDVMLDRYWYGPTSRISPEAPVPVVKVDTIEERPGGAANVAMNIASLGANSRLVGLTGIDDAARALSAKLNEVNVRCDFVSVPTHPTITKLRVLSRNQQLIRLDFEEGFSNVDPQPMLERIQLALPQIGALVLSDYAKGALSKVQGMIKLARDAGVPVLIDPKGTDFERYRGATLLTPNLSEFEAVVGHCKDEAELVQRGMKLVADFELSALLVTRSEHGMTLLQPGRPPLHLPTQAQEVFDVTGAGDTVIGVLAAALAAGNTLEESCFLANAAAGVVVGKLGTSTVSPIELENAIRGRAETGFGVMSEAQLKEAVAQARQRGEKVVMTNGIFDILHAGHVSYLANARKLGDRLIVAVNSDASTKRLKGETRPVNALENRMIVLGALEAVDWVVPFEEDTPQRLIADILPDLLVKGGDYKPEEIAGSAEVWANGGDVKVLNFEDGLSTTNIIKAIKDGRG from the coding sequence ATGAAAGTTACACTGCCTGATTTTCGCCGCGCCGGTGTACTGGTGGTTGGTGACGTCATGTTGGATCGCTATTGGTATGGGCCGACCAGCCGTATTTCACCGGAAGCCCCGGTACCGGTGGTCAAGGTGGATACCATCGAAGAGCGTCCCGGCGGTGCGGCTAACGTCGCGATGAACATTGCCTCGCTGGGCGCCAACTCGCGCCTGGTGGGCCTGACCGGCATTGACGATGCGGCGCGTGCGCTGAGCGCCAAGCTCAACGAAGTCAACGTACGTTGTGACTTCGTGTCGGTACCGACGCATCCGACCATCACCAAGCTGCGCGTGCTGTCTCGCAATCAGCAGCTTATTCGCCTTGATTTCGAAGAAGGTTTTTCCAACGTCGATCCACAGCCGATGCTGGAGCGCATTCAACTGGCGCTGCCGCAGATTGGCGCACTGGTGCTGTCCGATTACGCCAAGGGCGCGCTGAGCAAGGTGCAAGGCATGATCAAACTGGCGCGTGACGCCGGGGTGCCGGTATTGATCGATCCCAAAGGCACCGATTTTGAACGCTACCGTGGCGCGACGCTGCTCACGCCAAACCTTTCGGAGTTTGAAGCGGTGGTGGGCCACTGCAAGGACGAAGCTGAGCTGGTGCAACGCGGCATGAAGCTGGTGGCTGATTTCGAGCTTTCCGCGCTGCTGGTGACGCGTTCGGAACATGGCATGACGCTGCTGCAACCGGGTCGTCCGCCGTTGCATCTGCCAACGCAGGCGCAGGAAGTGTTCGACGTGACCGGCGCCGGCGACACGGTGATTGGCGTATTGGCCGCGGCGCTGGCCGCCGGCAATACGCTGGAAGAGTCGTGTTTCCTGGCAAACGCCGCCGCTGGCGTGGTGGTCGGCAAGCTGGGGACCTCCACCGTTTCGCCGATCGAGCTGGAAAATGCCATCCGTGGTCGAGCTGAAACCGGTTTTGGCGTGATGAGCGAAGCACAGTTGAAAGAGGCGGTGGCGCAGGCACGCCAGCGCGGCGAAAAAGTGGTCATGACCAACGGTATCTTCGACATTCTGCATGCTGGTCACGTCTCTTACCTGGCCAATGCCCGCAAACTGGGCGATCGCCTGATCGTCGCGGTCAACAGCGATGCATCTACCAAGCGCCTGAAGGGCGAAACCCGCCCGGTAAATGCGTTGGAAAACCGCATGATCGTGCTGGGCGCGTTGGAGGCGGTCGATTGGGTGGTGCCGTTTGAAGAAGACACGCCACAGCGCCTGATCGCCGATATCCTGCCGGATCTGCTGGTGAAAGGCGGCGATTACAAACCGGAAGAGATTGCTGGCAGCGCTGAAGTGTGGGCCAACGGCGGCGACGTGAAAGTGCTGAACTTTGAAGATGGTCTGTCAACGACCAATATCATCAAAGCCATCAAGGACGGGCGCGGTTAA
- the dhaR gene encoding dihydroxyacetone kinase operon transcriptional regulator DhaR — translation MENLPLWQRLMADGALPPSQRPPAAIYASWLRCRTLMRPSVWKAPQRALGSTFSSVCQRKNDLLTLGQAALEDAYEYMEQRRCVLIILDESGCMLWQCGDITTCQRLAQLGLLPGAYWAEGDIGTNAPSLAASEGHPIQVSGKQHVREALHDWSFCATPVYDNSGRQRGAIALGCQLIAAAAGDLSLTLALAREIGNSLNADGLLAESNRHLNQLYGLLDGVDDGVMAWDHRGYLQYLNQRAAAVLKLDVQHSLGKPLAQLLTLPAMLKRAIEQRQPLQHMEVTFENQQQFIATLLTLKPIPDGNHCGFIALLHPLEPLRRYVSSQLGRVSHTFEQMPSGSLEMRRLIRYGQQAAKGNQPILLCGEEGVGKELLGQAIHNASERAAGPYIALNCQLMPEAQGLRDLLGSDANEERAGQLSKFELANGGTLYLEQIEYLPPDMQSALLQVLKTGIVMRLNSNRVIPVDVRIIATSAANLPLLVQQNRFRRQLFYSLQAFEILIPPLRQRLDDIPLLVHHHLHALELHFQCRFRVDHDVLTQLGLYPWPGNDLQLKGVVERAAMICHNHHIQLADLPAHLLGQQLASDLPPTITTPTLAETERQAILHAASVSRGQLNEMAQLLAIGRTTLWRKIKHYQIDIRQFKLRA, via the coding sequence ATGGAGAATCTCCCACTCTGGCAGCGCCTGATGGCTGACGGCGCGTTGCCGCCGTCACAGCGTCCGCCAGCGGCCATTTATGCCTCCTGGCTGCGTTGCCGCACGTTGATGCGCCCGTCGGTGTGGAAGGCGCCCCAGCGCGCGCTGGGCAGCACCTTCAGCTCCGTCTGCCAGCGCAAAAACGATTTGCTGACGCTGGGTCAGGCGGCGCTGGAGGACGCTTACGAATACATGGAGCAACGCCGTTGCGTGCTGATAATCCTCGATGAAAGCGGCTGTATGCTGTGGCAGTGCGGCGATATCACCACATGCCAACGGCTGGCGCAGTTGGGTTTGCTACCCGGCGCTTACTGGGCGGAAGGCGATATCGGCACCAATGCGCCGTCGCTGGCGGCGTCCGAAGGGCATCCGATTCAGGTCAGCGGCAAGCAGCATGTGCGTGAGGCGTTACATGACTGGTCATTCTGCGCCACACCGGTGTATGACAACAGCGGCCGTCAACGCGGCGCCATTGCGCTCGGCTGTCAACTCATCGCCGCCGCCGCCGGCGACCTGTCACTGACGCTGGCGCTGGCGCGCGAGATCGGCAATTCGTTGAATGCCGACGGTTTACTGGCTGAATCCAACCGCCACCTGAACCAGCTTTATGGCTTGCTCGACGGCGTGGACGATGGCGTCATGGCCTGGGATCACCGGGGTTATCTGCAATACCTCAACCAGCGCGCGGCAGCAGTGCTGAAACTCGACGTTCAGCACAGCCTGGGGAAACCGCTGGCGCAACTGCTGACGCTGCCGGCAATGCTCAAGCGCGCCATCGAGCAGCGGCAACCGTTGCAGCATATGGAGGTCACCTTCGAAAACCAGCAACAGTTTATCGCCACGCTGCTGACCTTGAAGCCGATCCCCGACGGCAACCACTGTGGCTTTATCGCCCTGCTGCATCCGCTGGAACCGCTGCGCCGTTACGTCAGCAGCCAGCTTGGCCGCGTCAGCCATACCTTTGAGCAAATGCCGTCCGGCTCGCTGGAGATGCGCCGCCTGATCCGCTATGGCCAACAGGCCGCCAAAGGTAATCAGCCGATTTTGCTGTGTGGTGAAGAGGGGGTAGGCAAGGAGCTGCTGGGCCAGGCGATTCACAATGCCAGCGAACGCGCCGCCGGGCCGTATATCGCCCTCAACTGCCAACTGATGCCCGAAGCGCAGGGCCTGCGCGATCTGCTGGGCAGCGATGCCAACGAAGAGCGGGCCGGGCAATTAAGCAAATTCGAGCTGGCCAACGGCGGCACACTGTATCTGGAACAGATTGAGTATTTACCGCCGGATATGCAATCAGCGCTGTTGCAGGTGCTGAAAACCGGCATTGTCATGCGACTCAATTCCAACCGGGTGATCCCGGTCGATGTACGCATCATCGCCACCAGCGCCGCCAATCTACCGCTGTTGGTGCAGCAAAACCGCTTCCGCCGCCAGCTGTTTTACAGCCTGCAGGCGTTCGAAATCCTGATCCCGCCGCTACGCCAGCGTCTGGACGACATTCCGCTGTTGGTACACCATCATTTACACGCGTTGGAATTGCATTTTCAATGCCGCTTCCGGGTGGATCATGACGTCTTGACCCAGCTCGGGTTATACCCGTGGCCCGGCAACGATCTGCAACTGAAAGGCGTGGTGGAGCGCGCGGCCATGATCTGCCATAACCACCATATTCAACTGGCGGATTTACCCGCCCATCTGCTGGGCCAGCAGCTGGCGTCTGACCTCCCGCCGACCATTACCACGCCCACGCTGGCGGAAACCGAACGTCAGGCGATCCTGCACGCGGCCAGCGTCAGCCGTGGACAGTTAAACGAAATGGCCCAATTGCTGGCGATCGGCCGCACCACGTTGTGGCGGAAAATAAAGCATTATCAAATCGATATCCGCCAGTTCAAGCTGCGCGCCTAG
- a CDS encoding glutathionylspermidine synthase family protein translates to MKRVAIAERPDWREKAAEFGFNFHTMYGEPYWREDAYYQFTLAQIDEIESATAELHQMCLQVVETVVDSDELLAKFRIPKHTWEFVRSSWRTNTPSLYSRLDLAYDGVNPPKLLENNADTPTSLYEAAFFQWIWLEDQINAGKLDAQADQYNSLQEKLIERFGELKAQHGFQLLHMACCQDSEEDRGTVQYLQDCAQEAGIATEFLFMEEIGLGEKGQFTDLQNQVIGNLFKLYPWEFMLREMFSTKLEDAGVRWLEPAWKSIISNKALLPMLWKMFPDHPNLLPAYFAEDRHPTLDHYVVKPLFSREGANIKIVKNGQEVARVDGPYGEEGMIVQQFHPLPQFDGNYTLIGSWLVDDRPCGIGLREDREPITQDLSRFYPHIILD, encoded by the coding sequence ATGAAACGCGTTGCAATTGCAGAACGCCCGGACTGGCGTGAAAAGGCGGCGGAATTCGGCTTCAACTTCCACACCATGTATGGCGAACCCTATTGGCGGGAAGACGCTTATTATCAGTTCACGCTAGCGCAAATCGACGAGATCGAAAGCGCCACCGCCGAACTGCATCAGATGTGCCTGCAAGTGGTTGAAACCGTGGTCGACAGCGATGAGCTGCTGGCCAAATTCCGTATTCCGAAACACACCTGGGAATTCGTGCGCAGCTCATGGCGCACCAATACGCCGTCGCTCTATTCACGCCTCGATCTGGCCTATGACGGCGTTAACCCACCGAAACTGCTGGAAAACAACGCCGATACCCCAACGTCACTTTACGAGGCGGCGTTCTTCCAGTGGATCTGGCTGGAAGACCAGATCAATGCCGGCAAACTGGACGCACAGGCGGACCAGTACAACAGCCTGCAAGAGAAACTGATTGAACGTTTTGGCGAACTGAAAGCTCAGCACGGATTCCAGCTGCTGCATATGGCTTGCTGTCAGGACAGCGAGGAAGATCGCGGTACGGTGCAATATTTGCAAGACTGCGCGCAAGAGGCTGGCATCGCCACCGAATTCCTGTTTATGGAAGAGATTGGCCTCGGCGAAAAAGGCCAGTTCACCGATCTGCAAAACCAGGTCATCGGCAACCTGTTCAAACTGTATCCCTGGGAGTTCATGCTGCGCGAAATGTTCTCCACCAAGCTGGAAGACGCCGGTGTTCGCTGGCTGGAGCCCGCCTGGAAAAGCATTATCTCCAATAAGGCGCTGTTGCCGATGCTGTGGAAAATGTTCCCGGATCACCCGAACCTGCTGCCGGCCTATTTTGCCGAAGATCGGCACCCGACGCTCGATCACTACGTCGTCAAACCGCTGTTCTCCCGCGAAGGCGCCAACATCAAGATTGTGAAAAACGGTCAGGAAGTGGCGCGGGTTGACGGCCCGTATGGCGAAGAAGGCATGATCGTGCAGCAATTCCATCCGCTGCCACAGTTCGACGGCAACTACACGCTGATCGGCAGTTGGCTGGTGGACGATCGGCCGTGTGGCATTGGCCTGCGAGAGGATCGTGAACCGATCACCCAGGATCTGTCACGCTTTTATCCGCATATCATCCTCGATTAA
- a CDS encoding DUF1190 family protein encodes MKRTKNINQETFRKSWRSYRVAPVALAISAVFMLAGCEKTDETVSLYQNADDCSRSNPSMSEQCTTAYNNALKEAEKTAPKYASREDCVAEFGEAQCTQAPAQAGMAAESQSSGSFWMPLMAGYMMGRMMGGSGFAQQPLFTSKNPASPANGKFVDASGKNYGPATAGGRTMTVPKTAMAPKPPVTNTITRGGFGESVAKQTSMQRSSATSGSRSMGG; translated from the coding sequence ATGAAACGGACAAAAAACATCAACCAAGAGACGTTCCGCAAATCCTGGCGCAGCTACCGCGTTGCCCCGGTGGCTTTGGCGATCAGCGCAGTGTTTATGCTGGCCGGCTGTGAAAAGACGGATGAAACGGTCTCGCTGTACCAGAATGCCGACGACTGTTCGCGCAGTAACCCGTCGATGAGCGAGCAGTGCACCACCGCTTACAACAACGCATTGAAAGAAGCCGAAAAAACCGCACCGAAGTACGCCAGCCGTGAAGACTGCGTGGCCGAATTCGGTGAAGCGCAATGTACCCAGGCACCGGCGCAGGCCGGCATGGCGGCCGAGTCGCAAAGCAGCGGCAGTTTCTGGATGCCGCTGATGGCCGGCTACATGATGGGACGCATGATGGGCGGTTCCGGCTTTGCCCAGCAGCCGCTGTTCACCTCAAAAAACCCGGCCAGCCCGGCGAACGGCAAGTTTGTTGACGCCAGCGGCAAGAACTACGGTCCGGCCACCGCCGGCGGGCGTACCATGACGGTGCCAAAAACCGCCATGGCGCCAAAACCGCCGGTGACCAATACCATCACCCGCGGCGGCTTCGGTGAGTCGGTTGCCAAGCAGACCAGCATGCAGCGCAGCAGTGCGACATCCGGCTCACGCAGCATGGGTGGTTAA
- the nudF gene encoding ADP-ribose diphosphatase, with protein MSRPQPTPVTFDKNDVEIIARDTLYRGFFSLNLYRFRHRLFNGEMSGEVRREIFERGHAAVLLPYDPQRDQVVLVEQLRIAAVDTSESPWLLEMVAGMIEVGESVEDVCRREALEEAGIVVGRCKPVLSYLASPGGTSERLSIMVGEVDASTAEGIHGLAEENEDIRVHVVSREQAYRWVEEGAIDNAASVIALQWLALHHESLRAEWIK; from the coding sequence ATGAGCCGTCCGCAGCCTACGCCCGTTACTTTCGATAAAAATGATGTAGAAATTATTGCACGTGACACGCTTTATCGTGGTTTTTTTTCACTCAATTTATACCGTTTTCGTCACCGGTTGTTCAATGGCGAGATGAGCGGCGAGGTCCGACGCGAGATTTTTGAACGCGGGCACGCCGCGGTGCTGCTGCCTTACGACCCACAGCGCGACCAGGTGGTACTGGTGGAACAACTGCGCATCGCCGCGGTCGATACTTCCGAGTCCCCCTGGTTACTGGAAATGGTGGCGGGCATGATCGAAGTCGGTGAAAGCGTTGAGGATGTCTGTCGCCGAGAAGCGCTGGAGGAGGCGGGCATTGTGGTTGGGCGCTGCAAGCCGGTACTGAGCTACCTCGCCAGCCCGGGCGGCACCAGCGAACGGCTGTCGATTATGGTGGGCGAAGTGGACGCCAGCACCGCAGAAGGCATCCATGGGCTGGCTGAAGAGAATGAAGATATCCGAGTCCATGTGGTGAGCCGCGAACAGGCTTACCGTTGGGTTGAAGAGGGCGCGATTGATAATGCGGCATCGGTGATTGCATTGCAGTGGCTGGCGTTGCACCATGAATCGCTCAGAGCAGAGTGGATCAAGTAA
- the ubiK gene encoding ubiquinone biosynthesis accessory factor UbiK, translating into MIDPKKIEQIARQVHESMPKGVREFGEDVEKKIRQVLQAQLTRLDLVNREEFDVQTQVLLRTREKLALLEQRLAELESKQTGTPKQEEE; encoded by the coding sequence ATGATTGACCCGAAAAAAATTGAACAGATCGCACGCCAGGTACATGAATCCATGCCCAAGGGTGTCCGTGAATTCGGGGAAGACGTAGAAAAGAAAATCCGTCAGGTGCTGCAAGCGCAGCTGACCCGCCTGGACCTGGTCAATCGCGAAGAGTTTGACGTACAGACTCAGGTTCTGCTGCGCACGCGCGAAAAACTGGCTCTGCTGGAGCAGCGTCTGGCCGAGCTGGAAAGCAAGCAGACCGGCACGCCAAAGCAGGAAGAAGAATAA
- the dhaM gene encoding dihydroxyacetone kinase phosphoryl donor subunit DhaM, translated as MINIVVVSHSALLAQGVQALAQQLMRGDGCKLALAAGVDDEQHPIGTDAIKVMAAIEAVADGDAIVVLMDLGSAVLSAETALELLDPALAAKVSLCAAPLVEGTLAAIVAANSGAGLEQVLAEARGALQAKQAQLGEATPTSKSLSLPLNQGKSVSWTVQNAHGLHARPAARLAETLAPFDAELVLEKAGQCANPRSLNQLALLQVRQGDSVRLIASGTQADLALAAFQALAEQHFGETVSAHQQPSLHGIPVEESVSSGPVLQVYSFWPTLAERKIGADDILNEQQRLREALQHTLSDLNRLAERTATLIGKPQAGIFGAHSMLLDDPDLQQAAYTRIAQQFCSAEQAWRQELEAIAADYRTLDDEYLRARELDVRDMLRRTLSHLQRQTIPPIVLTTPAILVMDELMPSEVVMLDRRMVLGICLSGGHALSHSAILAKAMGIPMVVGMSDCLSKTRSGQQAMLDAARGVLQLSH; from the coding sequence ATGATCAATATCGTAGTGGTTTCTCACAGCGCGTTACTGGCGCAGGGCGTTCAGGCGCTGGCGCAACAGTTGATGCGCGGCGACGGCTGTAAACTGGCGCTGGCGGCGGGGGTTGATGATGAACAGCATCCCATCGGTACCGACGCGATAAAAGTCATGGCGGCGATTGAAGCGGTGGCAGACGGCGATGCCATCGTAGTGTTGATGGATTTGGGCAGCGCAGTGCTGAGCGCGGAAACCGCGCTGGAGCTGCTGGATCCGGCGTTGGCGGCCAAGGTATCGCTGTGCGCCGCGCCGCTGGTGGAGGGCACGCTGGCGGCGATCGTTGCGGCCAATTCAGGAGCCGGGCTGGAGCAGGTGTTGGCCGAAGCGCGTGGCGCATTACAGGCCAAGCAGGCGCAGTTGGGTGAAGCGACGCCAACCAGCAAATCGCTGAGCCTGCCGCTAAACCAGGGAAAAAGCGTCAGTTGGACGGTGCAAAATGCCCATGGCCTGCATGCACGCCCGGCAGCACGGCTGGCGGAAACGCTGGCGCCGTTCGATGCCGAACTGGTGCTGGAAAAGGCCGGCCAATGCGCCAATCCGCGCAGTTTGAATCAGTTGGCGCTGCTGCAGGTTCGCCAGGGTGATAGCGTGCGGCTGATCGCCAGCGGCACGCAGGCCGATCTGGCCCTGGCCGCTTTCCAGGCGCTGGCGGAACAGCATTTTGGCGAAACGGTTTCAGCTCACCAACAACCTTCGCTGCACGGCATTCCCGTGGAGGAGAGCGTCAGTAGCGGCCCGGTGTTGCAGGTTTACAGTTTCTGGCCGACGCTGGCGGAACGCAAGATCGGCGCTGACGACATTCTCAACGAGCAGCAGCGGCTGCGTGAAGCCTTGCAGCATACGCTGAGCGATTTGAACCGGCTGGCGGAGCGTACCGCGACCTTGATCGGCAAACCGCAGGCGGGAATATTCGGCGCGCACAGCATGTTGCTGGACGATCCGGATCTGCAACAGGCGGCCTATACGCGTATCGCCCAGCAGTTTTGCAGCGCTGAGCAGGCATGGCGGCAAGAGCTGGAGGCCATCGCCGCCGATTATCGCACGCTGGACGACGAGTATTTGCGCGCGCGCGAACTGGACGTGCGCGATATGCTGCGCCGTACCCTGAGCCATTTGCAGCGGCAGACTATTCCACCGATCGTCTTGACCACGCCGGCGATCCTGGTAATGGATGAGCTGATGCCGTCGGAAGTGGTGATGCTGGATCGCCGCATGGTATTGGGCATTTGCCTGAGTGGCGGCCACGCGCTGTCACACAGCGCAATTCTGGCCAAGGCGATGGGCATTCCGATGGTGGTTGGCATGAGCGATTGTCTGAGCAAAACCCGTAGCGGTCAGCAAGCCATGCTGGATGCCGCGCGCGGCGTGCTGCAGCTCAGCCACTAG